Proteins from one Pirellulales bacterium genomic window:
- the aspS gene encoding aspartate--tRNA ligase, whose translation MLRTHTCGELRVTHVGQDATLCGWVDSYRDHKGVLFVDLRDRFGRSQIVFAPEAGTDLQELARSLRTEFVIQVTGRVAHRPDGTTNPKLDTGEIELRATKLEVLNRSHTPPFQPGAVELPGEDLRLKYRYLDLRRPDMQRTLTLRHRLIKMMRDYCDEHGFVEIETPMLGRSTPEGARDYLVPSRVHPGEFYALPQSPQLYKQILMVAGYDRYVQVARCFRDEDLRADRQPEFTQLDLEMSFVDSEDVIGIIDGLVARLAKTLSGIDVKLPLPRMTYDEAMEQYGHDAPDLRFDLRIVDLTDLAAQAEFRVFRAAADDGKRVRGLNAKGGAASYSRKGIDELTEYVIHDFGAKGLVWFKIEPDGTLASPVAKNFDPALLAKIGERLNAAPGDMLLIVADDFEVTCKALYGLRKRLGEQLKLYAPGSMHFSWVVEFPMFAYDQESQGWAAMHHPFTAPRAQDRELLATDPGKCRAQAYDLVINGLEAGGGTIRIHDQEQQQQVFGLLGIDAETAKERFGFLLDALQFGAPPHGGIALGVDRLVMLFGGVDSIRDVIAFPKTQKASDLMTGAPSVVDAKQLRELSIKLNR comes from the coding sequence GTGCTGCGAACGCATACCTGCGGCGAATTGCGGGTCACACATGTCGGTCAAGATGCGACATTGTGCGGCTGGGTCGATAGTTACCGGGACCATAAGGGGGTCCTGTTCGTCGACCTGCGCGATCGCTTTGGCCGGTCCCAGATCGTCTTTGCTCCCGAAGCCGGCACCGACTTGCAAGAGCTGGCCCGCAGCCTGCGGACCGAGTTCGTGATCCAGGTCACGGGCCGCGTCGCCCATCGGCCCGACGGGACGACCAATCCCAAGCTCGACACCGGCGAGATCGAGCTACGTGCAACAAAGCTCGAGGTTTTGAATCGCAGCCACACGCCGCCGTTTCAGCCCGGGGCCGTGGAACTGCCGGGCGAAGACCTGCGGCTGAAGTACCGCTATCTCGACCTGCGCCGCCCTGACATGCAGCGCACCCTGACGCTGCGGCATCGGCTGATCAAGATGATGCGCGACTATTGCGACGAACACGGCTTCGTCGAAATCGAAACGCCTATGTTGGGACGCAGCACGCCCGAGGGGGCGCGAGACTACCTGGTTCCCAGCCGCGTGCATCCGGGCGAGTTCTACGCGCTGCCGCAGTCGCCGCAACTTTATAAGCAAATCCTGATGGTGGCCGGCTATGACCGCTACGTGCAGGTCGCCCGCTGCTTTCGCGACGAGGATTTGCGAGCCGACCGCCAGCCGGAGTTCACTCAGCTCGACCTCGAAATGTCGTTCGTCGATAGCGAGGACGTCATCGGCATCATCGACGGCCTGGTCGCGCGGCTGGCTAAAACGTTGTCAGGAATCGACGTCAAGCTGCCGCTGCCGCGCATGACCTATGACGAGGCGATGGAGCAATACGGCCACGATGCACCGGATCTGCGTTTCGATCTGCGCATCGTCGACCTGACCGACCTGGCCGCGCAGGCAGAGTTTCGCGTGTTCCGCGCCGCGGCTGACGATGGCAAGCGAGTGCGCGGCCTGAACGCCAAGGGGGGCGCGGCCAGCTACTCGCGCAAGGGAATCGACGAGCTTACCGAATACGTCATACACGACTTCGGCGCCAAAGGTCTGGTCTGGTTCAAGATCGAACCGGACGGCACGCTGGCGTCACCGGTGGCCAAGAATTTCGATCCGGCACTATTGGCAAAGATCGGCGAGCGATTGAACGCCGCGCCGGGCGATATGCTGCTGATCGTGGCGGACGATTTTGAAGTGACTTGCAAAGCGCTCTATGGCCTGCGGAAACGACTTGGCGAGCAGTTGAAGCTGTACGCGCCCGGTTCGATGCATTTTTCCTGGGTGGTCGAATTCCCCATGTTCGCCTACGACCAAGAATCGCAAGGCTGGGCCGCCATGCATCACCCCTTCACCGCGCCACGTGCGCAGGATCGCGAGCTGTTGGCCACCGATCCGGGCAAGTGCCGGGCGCAAGCCTACGACCTGGTGATCAATGGCCTGGAGGCCGGCGGCGGTACGATTCGTATTCACGACCAGGAACAGCAGCAACAAGTTTTTGGTCTGTTGGGCATCGACGCCGAGACCGCCAAGGAGCGCTTCGGCTTCTTGCTCGACGCGTTGCAATTCGGCGCACCGCCGCACGGCGGTATCGCCTTGGGTGTCGACCGATTGGTGATGCTGTTCGGCGGTGTCGATAGCATTCGCGACGTCATCGCGTTTCCGAAAACGCAAAAGGCCAGCGATCTGATGACCGGCGCGCCCAGCGTCGTCGATGCCAAGCAACTGCGCGAGCTGTCCATCAAGCTCAATCGTTGA
- a CDS encoding choice-of-anchor tandem repeat NxxGxxAF-containing protein produces MKTLQARIRGFTTLLAFQPILSIAGLILSASSASAEVRADLNTVALSGMAAPGVSGATFADLTISGPTISPTGVVAFTAILQGSTTNGGIFTSLSPGNLSLVVLQGANAPGTSGQFLTGNTSVPINPANEIAASGLLTNNRQGIWVGHPSADTLVALSGNPAPLPGGFLFGTAPSAFSDYSPVLDWTGDVLFQTGLQNSSGQAISGAAVNWVEGGGAPPSAIARTGGPVNGYDPTASFTSLGSPGIALNSLVAYSGTFNDPAAGIVNGSGIFAGAPGIQSPVAVTGGIAQGVLNATFQTVGFRSTSTGSSVHVNVAGNTIFFGTITGPGVQQGVNDHGVWLSFGSIGFPASTLVARQGDQVPGLPAGTMFSAFTDSGLGNGSAAILAQISGPGIAAANNTGIWEGVPGNLHLFVRNGDSIADGSNAPLMVNGLSHFTMNSIGDVIAQLSDNSIIGESTAGQLMVIARPGDSIQVAPGDFRTIQSIVTVAGGETSGGATALNDMGLVTFTATFTDGSMGTFVSSALAVPEPSTVCLGALGALVLLAARRRNALARSANG; encoded by the coding sequence ATGAAAACGTTGCAAGCAAGAATTCGCGGATTTACGACGCTGCTCGCTTTCCAACCGATCCTGTCGATCGCAGGTTTGATTCTTTCCGCATCGAGTGCTTCCGCCGAAGTCCGCGCGGACCTGAACACTGTGGCACTTTCCGGCATGGCCGCCCCCGGCGTCAGTGGAGCGACGTTTGCGGATTTGACGATAAGCGGTCCCACGATCAGCCCGACGGGCGTGGTAGCATTTACCGCGATTCTGCAGGGGAGCACGACAAACGGTGGTATTTTCACCAGCCTTTCTCCGGGAAACCTGTCGCTGGTAGTGCTGCAGGGCGCCAACGCGCCGGGAACCAGCGGCCAGTTCTTGACGGGCAATACGAGCGTTCCCATTAACCCGGCCAATGAAATCGCGGCTTCCGGCCTGCTTACGAATAATCGTCAGGGAATCTGGGTTGGTCATCCGTCGGCCGACACTTTGGTCGCGCTGAGTGGAAATCCGGCGCCGCTGCCCGGCGGATTTTTATTCGGAACGGCGCCTAGTGCTTTCAGCGACTATTCGCCGGTCCTCGATTGGACAGGCGACGTCTTATTTCAAACGGGTTTGCAAAATAGCTCGGGCCAGGCCATTAGTGGCGCGGCCGTCAACTGGGTGGAAGGGGGCGGAGCTCCACCGTCCGCCATCGCGCGAACCGGAGGGCCTGTGAATGGATATGATCCGACCGCGAGTTTCACGTCACTGGGATCACCCGGCATTGCCTTAAATTCGCTAGTTGCTTATTCGGGAACATTCAATGACCCGGCGGCCGGGATCGTTAACGGTTCGGGCATCTTCGCGGGGGCGCCAGGGATTCAGAGCCCAGTCGCTGTTACGGGCGGGATTGCTCAGGGCGTGCTTAATGCGACGTTTCAAACGGTCGGCTTCCGATCGACGTCGACGGGCAGCAGCGTTCACGTGAATGTCGCGGGTAACACGATCTTTTTTGGAACGATCACGGGTCCAGGTGTCCAGCAAGGCGTTAATGATCATGGCGTTTGGCTATCCTTCGGCTCTATCGGTTTTCCGGCGAGTACGCTTGTAGCCCGCCAGGGTGACCAGGTTCCCGGATTGCCGGCCGGCACAATGTTTTCCGCATTCACCGATAGCGGGCTGGGGAACGGCTCGGCCGCAATTCTGGCGCAAATCTCTGGACCGGGGATCGCCGCGGCGAACAACACCGGTATTTGGGAGGGTGTGCCAGGGAATCTGCATCTGTTTGTTCGCAACGGCGACTCGATCGCCGACGGATCGAACGCGCCGCTGATGGTGAATGGCCTGTCGCACTTCACCATGAATTCCATCGGTGACGTCATCGCCCAGCTTAGCGATAACAGCATCATCGGTGAAAGCACTGCGGGCCAATTAATGGTCATCGCGCGCCCCGGCGATTCGATCCAGGTCGCCCCAGGCGATTTCCGCACCATCCAATCGATCGTTACCGTAGCGGGGGGCGAGACCAGCGGCGGCGCGACGGCGCTCAACGACATGGGCCTCGTGACATTTACCGCCACGTTCACCGATGGCTCGATGGGCACCTTCGTTTCCAGCGCACTTGCGGTGCCGGAGCCATCGACCGTGTGCCTCGGTGCACTCGGAGCACTGGTCCTGCTGGCAGCACGGCGCAGGAATGCGCTGGCGCGTTCGGCAAATGGCTGA
- the miaA gene encoding tRNA (adenosine(37)-N6)-dimethylallyltransferase MiaA → MTFPHIADCWFLTGPTAAGKSAVGIEFARQLAGEIISLDSMAVYRHMDIGTAKPSLDQRAAVPHHLIDIVEPSETFSLAQYVDAAEHATADILSRGRTPIFVGGTPLYLKALLRGIFQGPAADWEFRERLSAEAAQQNATWLHDKVRAVDAAAAARLHPQDTKRLIRVLEVFEKTGQPITDLQKQFNQPRPSDECRVFVLDWPRAELYERINARVEAMFAAGLVDEVRELLSHSQEAPEDGASAAAGSAATTDQDSTTFANAFSHTAAQALGYREVIEHLKGQHTLAETITLVQNRTRAFARRQLTWFRSLSECRFVPCDHNQSSADLAAQVAAVAQA, encoded by the coding sequence TTGACTTTTCCCCACATTGCCGATTGCTGGTTTCTTACCGGGCCCACCGCGGCCGGAAAAAGCGCCGTCGGCATCGAATTCGCCCGGCAGCTTGCGGGCGAGATCATTTCGCTCGATTCGATGGCCGTGTATCGGCACATGGATATCGGCACGGCGAAGCCATCTCTCGACCAGCGCGCGGCAGTCCCACACCATCTGATCGACATCGTCGAACCAAGCGAAACGTTCAGCCTGGCGCAGTACGTCGACGCTGCTGAGCACGCGACGGCCGACATTCTGTCGCGCGGCCGGACTCCGATCTTCGTCGGCGGAACGCCACTTTATCTGAAGGCCCTGTTACGTGGCATCTTCCAAGGCCCCGCGGCCGATTGGGAATTTCGCGAGCGGCTGTCGGCCGAAGCCGCGCAGCAGAACGCGACTTGGCTGCACGATAAGGTCCGCGCCGTCGACGCGGCAGCGGCCGCGCGCCTTCATCCGCAAGACACCAAGCGGCTGATCAGGGTTCTGGAAGTATTCGAAAAAACCGGGCAACCGATCACGGACCTGCAAAAGCAGTTCAATCAGCCGCGGCCGTCCGATGAATGCCGGGTCTTCGTTCTCGACTGGCCGCGCGCCGAACTGTACGAGCGGATCAACGCCCGGGTCGAGGCGATGTTCGCCGCCGGACTGGTGGACGAAGTGCGTGAACTACTTTCGCACTCTCAAGAAGCCCCCGAAGACGGTGCGTCAGCTGCGGCGGGTTCCGCGGCTACCACCGACCAGGATTCTACCACGTTTGCAAACGCCTTCAGCCATACTGCGGCGCAGGCGTTGGGTTATCGCGAAGTGATCGAACACTTGAAAGGCCAACACACGCTCGCCGAGACGATCACGCTCGTGCAAAACCGCACCCGGGCCTTCGCGCGACGTCAATTGACCTGGTTTCGCAGCCTCAGCGAATGCCGGTTTGTACCCTGCGACCACAATCAATCGTCGGCCGACTTGGCAGCGCAGGTCGCCGCGGTCGCGCAGGCATAA
- a CDS encoding phosphoribosyl-ATP diphosphatase, with product MSDANTILTRLMAVIEDRRAHPSERSYTSKLFAGGVEKIGAKITEEAAEVVEAAHEVATPEGRAHLVHEAGDLIYHLFVMLGFKEIPLAEVEAELARRFGISGLDEKAARPPKEQSG from the coding sequence GTGAGTGATGCCAACACGATCCTAACACGACTGATGGCCGTGATCGAGGATCGGCGCGCGCATCCCAGCGAGCGATCGTACACGTCTAAGCTGTTCGCCGGCGGCGTCGAAAAGATCGGGGCCAAAATTACCGAAGAGGCGGCCGAGGTCGTCGAGGCGGCTCATGAAGTGGCCACGCCCGAGGGGCGCGCTCACCTGGTGCATGAAGCGGGCGACCTGATTTATCACCTGTTCGTCATGCTAGGCTTCAAGGAGATTCCGCTGGCGGAAGTCGAAGCCGAACTGGCACGACGCTTTGGCATCTCGGGGCTCGACGAAAAAGCGGCACGACCGCCCAAGGAACAATCTGGCTGA